The nucleotide sequence TCCGCCATCTCCTCGGTCAACTCCTCGGCGTCGCGCACCTCCTGATGAGTATCATCCAGCTCGGAACTATCTCGTTCAGAACTATCCTCGACCTCATCTTCGACAACTTCTTTTTCCTCATCAATTATCCGGTTTTTTATCTGCTCTTCAGTCATCATGCCTCGAATAAACTCTGATCTCACCAAACGGTGCCGCCTGGCGGACCCGTAAACGATTTGCTTTGATTAATTCAAGTATTGCCAGAAGCGTTACCACCAGTACAAGCCTGGTCGGGTTGTCTGAAAAAAGCTCCCTGAAAGTCGCATAGTCTTTCGCCGACAGTATTTTCTCGATCCTGGCAATCCGATCCTCGATGTGCACTTCCTCGACTTTTACCGAATGATAGGCTTCCCGCTCGAGGTTTTCCATCGCCTCTTTGAAAGCTTTCATCAAATCGAAGATCGTGGCTTCGAGGGTAAAAGTTTCCTCAGGCGCAAGATCCAGGTATGAGAAATCCTCGCGCTTCATGAAACGGCGTTCGGCCTCTTCATGTTCTCGCATATTCAGGGCCGCTTTTTTGTATTTTTCGTACTCCAGAAGAGCCATAATCAACGCCTCGCGAGGGTCGTCAGCTTCCTCCTCCTCATTTCTGGGCAGGAGCATGCGCGACTTGATATTGATCAATGTCGCCGCCATCAGGATAAACTCGCCGGCTATGTCGAGGTTAAGCATCTGCATCAGTTCGACATACTCGAGATACTGACGGGTGATCCTCGCGATCGGGATATCGTAGATATCGATTTCATCTTTCTTGATCAGGTACAGCAGGAGATCGAGCGGTCCTTCGAATTTCTCCAGCTTGACCTCATAGGAGGGCTCGAATTCACCGGAATAAGGATTGATCTTGAGCAGATCTTCAGTCGTCATAGCGTCAGCCCCATCGCCTCCCTGACCATCTCCATGGTCTTTTGCGCTCTTTTCCTGGCACGCTCCGCGCCATCTCTGAGTATGTCCATAACTGTATCCGGAGAAGCCTTGAGCTCGGCCGCACGCTCGCGGATCGG is from Candidatus Zixiibacteriota bacterium and encodes:
- a CDS encoding segregation/condensation protein A, yielding MTTEDLLKINPYSGEFEPSYEVKLEKFEGPLDLLLYLIKKDEIDIYDIPIARITRQYLEYVELMQMLNLDIAGEFILMAATLINIKSRMLLPRNEEEEADDPREALIMALLEYEKYKKAALNMREHEEAERRFMKREDFSYLDLAPEETFTLEATIFDLMKAFKEAMENLEREAYHSVKVEEVHIEDRIARIEKILSAKDYATFRELFSDNPTRLVLVVTLLAILELIKANRLRVRQAAPFGEIRVYSRHDD